Part of the Acidimicrobiia bacterium genome is shown below.
CGTCGACGCCCAGATCTTCCGCCGCGTGACCGGCACGTTCACCGTCCCGAGCTACCTCACCGGCACGGGCGCTGCCGGATCCACGTTCGTGTACGGCCCGGACGGGCTCCCGCAGCGCAACGGCACGCTGCAGGCGTCGTTCATCTGCAACATCCCGCGCGCGGCGACGGCGGACGGGAACGACCCCGTGCACCCGGCGCGCGCCGGCGTGTACGGGCACGGTCTCCTCGGCAGCAACGACGAGGTGAACGCCGGCAACGTCGAGGCGATGGGCAACGAGCACGACTTCGTCTTCTGCGCGACGAAGTGGATCGGCTTCTCGGACGAGGACATCGGCACCGCGGTGAGCGCGTTGCAGGACTTCTCGAACTTCCCGAAGCTCGCCGACCGCACGCAGCAGAGCTTCGTGAACTTCCTGTTCCTCGCCGAGCTCATGCGCTCGCCGAAGGGCTTCGTCACGAACGCCGCCTTCCAGGCCGGCGCGTCGCACACGCCCGTCATCCAGACGGGCGCGGTGTACTACGACGGCAACAGCCAGGGCGGGATCCTCGGCGGCGCGGTGACCGCGATCTCGAACGAGTGGACTCGCGCGGTGCTCGGCGTGCCGGGCATGAACTACAGCACGCTGCTGCAGCGCAGCGTCGACTTCGACACGTACAAGGTCATCCTGAACCCGTCGTATCCCGACGAGATGGACCGCATGCTCGACTTCTCGATCGTCCAGATGCTGTGGGACCGCGCGGAGGCCGACGGCTACGCGGAGCACATGACGACGAACCCGTACCCGAACACGCCGGCGCACACCGTCCTGCTTCACATGGCGTTCGGTGACCACCAGGTCGCGAACATCGCGACGGAGACGGAAGCGCGCACGATCGGCGCGTCGATCCGGGAACCCGCGCTCGCACCCGGTCGTGACACTGCTGTCGTCCCGTTCTGGGGCATCCCGCCGATCACGCACTTCCCGTTCGGTGGGTCGGCGCTCGTCGTGTGGGACAGCGGGAACAAGGCACCCCCAGACGCCAACGTCCCGCCGGAGCCCGACTCGGTGTACGGACCCGATCCGCACGAGAAGCCGCGCAGCCAGGTGAGCGCACGCGTGCAGAAGTCGGACTTCCTGCAGCCGAACGGCGCCGTCGTCGACGTCTGCGGCACGACCCCCTGCCTCGCGCCATGAGCGCAACGCCCGGTTGGTACACAAGTCGCGGTCAGGGGCGCGACTTGTGTACCAACGCGGCGCGAGCGGTGGGCTACGCCAGGGCGACGAGCTCGAGCAGGTCGTCCGACCAGTAGTCGAGGTCGCCGTCGGGCATGAGCAGCACGCGTTGCGGCGCGAGCCGCGCCACGAACTCGACGTCGTGACTCACGACGACCATCGCGCCGGGCCACTGCGAGAGCGCGTCGCCGATCGCGTCGCGCGACGGGGGATCGAGGTTGTTCGTCGGCTCGTCGAGCAGCAGCACGTTGTGCGCACCGACGACGAGCTGCGCGAGCGCGAGCTTCGTCTTCTCACCGCCGGACAGCGTCGCGGCGTCCTGGAACGCGACGTCGCCGCTGAGGCCGAACGTGCCGAGCAGGCCGCGCAGGACGACGTCACCCGCGCGTGACAGCTCGCGCAGGTGCGAGAGCACGTCGCGCCCGCCCACGATGCCCTCGTGCTCCTGCGCGTAGTAGCCGATCGACGCGCCATGGCCTGCGGCGACCGTTCCCGCGTCCGGTTCGTCGCGGCCCGCGAGGATCCGCATGAGCGTCGTCTTGCCCGCGCCGTTCAGGCCCATGACGAGCAGGCGCTCACCCCGCCCGACGTCGAACGTCAGGCCGTCGAACACGGGCGGCCCGCCGTATCCCTTCCGCAGACCGACGACGTCGAGCACGACCTTCCCGGCGTGCGGCGGCTTCGGGAACGCGACGCTCGGGCCGTGCGCGCGGCGACGCGCGTGGCTGCCGTCGTCGCCCGCCTCGGCGCGCAGACGCTCCACACGCTTGTCGATCGCCTTCGCCGTGCGGGCGCGCTTCGCGGTCTGCCCGCGCATGCGGTCGGCGACGCGACGGAGCCGTTCGATCTCGCTCTCACGCCGCGCCGCGATGCGGGCCTGCCGCTCCTCGTCGGCGGCACGCGCCTCCAGGTACTGCGAGTACGTCCCCCGGTACTCGACGAGCGTGCCCTCGTCGAGGTGGAGGACACGCGTGATCGACTCGTCGAGCAGGTCCAGGTCGTGGCTCACGACGAGCAGCGCGCCTCGATAGGTGCGGAGGAAGCCCATGAGCCAGCGCTTCGCGTCGACGTCGAGGTGGTTGGTGGGCTCGTCGAGGAGGAGCAGCTCGCTTCCCGCGAACAGGATCCGCGCGAGCTCGACGCGACGGCGCTCGCCGCCCGACAGCGCGCCGAGCGGGAGATCCAAGCGCTCGGGCGGCAGCCCGAGCCCGTGCGCGAGACGGCGGGCCTCCGCTTCGGCCGCGTAGCCGCCCGCGAGCCGGAACTCCTCCTCCGCGCGCGTGTAGCGCGTGATGTTTCGGTCGGATGGGTCGTCGTCCATGCGCGCGTGCAAGCGCTCGAGACGGCGCGCCGCTTCGTCGAGACCGCGGCCCGACATGACGTGCGCGAGCGCGACGGTCTCGGGTCCGACGCCGCGCGGACGCGGGTCCTGCGGCAGGTAGCCGAGAGCGTCGCTGTGCAGGACGACGCCCGCGGCGGGGCTGGACTCGCCGGCGAGCACGCGCAGCAATGTCGTCTTCCCCGCGCCGTTCCGGCCGACGAGGCCGACCTTGTCGCCCGCGCGCAGGCCGAACGACGCGTCGCGCAGCGTGACGCGACCGCCGACCTCGACCTCGAGACCACGGGCTTGGAGCACGGGTCATGGTCGCGCGCGGCACGCGCGTGACCGGACCCATTTCCGGCTGCTCAGGAGTCGTCGAGGTCGAGCCGACCAGCGACGACGTCGCGCGCGTCGTCCGTCTCGAACACGAGCACGAACCCGCGGCCGTGCGGGGTCCACCGGTACTGCACCGCGTGCGTCGCGCCGGCGGCGTCGTGGAGGACGAGGGCCGCGCTGCCGCGCCAGCACCCGCGCTCGTCGTACCCTTCGGCCGTGAGGTCGGTGTGCTCGCCGTTCGGGAGCGCGAACCGCACGTCCAGCCGGTCGTCCGTGACGACGGTGGAGACGGGGACGCGCTCGCCCTGGAGATGGGGCGCGGCGCTGAGGTGAGCGGCCTCCTCCGACGCCACGAACCACCCGTTCCGTGGGACGCCCGTCACGGGCGCACGGTATCCGTGCCGGCGGCCGTCGCCCGACGGAGCCCATGGGTACACTGCTGTTACCGCTGAGTAACTTCCGCGCCGGCCCGCGTCGTGGCCCGGCCGCGAAACGCAGGGAGACACGAGACATGGCCGACTTCTCGCTCGAGCTCAACGAGGACCAGCTCCAGATCCAGAAGTGGGTCCACGACTTCGCCGAGCAGACGATCCGTCCCCAGGCGCACGAGTGGGACGAGCGGGAGGAGACGCCGTGGCCGATCATCGAGGAGGCGGCGAAGATCGGCCTGTACTCGCCGGAGTTCGTCGCGAACGCGTTCGCCGACCCGGCCGGCCTCACGCTCCCGGTGGTGATGGAGGAGATGTGCTGGGGTGACGCGGGCATCACGCTCGCCATCTTCGGCACCGTCCTCGGCGTGTCCGGGATCGTCGGCAACGGGACGCCGGAGCAGATCGCCGAGTGGGTCCCGCAGTGCTTCGGCACGCCCGACGACATCCACGTCGCCGCGTTCGCCGTGAGCGAGCCCGATGCCGGCAGCGACGTGAGCTCGTTGCGGACGCGCGCCGTCTACGACGAGGCGAAGGACGAGTGGGTGCTCAACGGCACCAAGACGTGGATCACGAACGGCGGCATCGACAAGGTCCCGAACGTGCACGTGATCGTCGCGTCGGTCGACCCCGCGCTGAAGGCGCGCGGGCACGCGAGCTTCGTCGTCCCGCCGGGGACGCCGGGGCTGCGCATGGGTCAGAAGTTCAAGAAGATGGGGATTCGCGCGAGCCACACCGCCGAGGTCGTCCTCGACGACGTGCGTGTGCCCGGTAGCTGTCTCCTCGGCGGGAAGGAGAAGCTCGACGACCGCCTCGCGCGTGCGCGCGAGGGGAAGAGCTCGCGCGTGCAGGCGGCAATGAGCACGTTCGAGGCGAGCCGGCCGCTCGTCGGTGCCCAGGCGCTCGGCATCGCGCGCGCCGCGTACGAGTACGCGCTCGACTACGCGAAGGAGCGTGTCGCGTTCGGCACGCCGATCATCGAGAAGCAGGGGATCGCGTTCAAGCTCGCCGACATGCGGATGGAGATCGACGCCGCGCGCCTGCTCGTGTGGCGCGCGTGCTGGATGGCGCGCAACGGCAAGCGCTTCGAGGCCGGT
Proteins encoded:
- a CDS encoding ABC-F family ATP-binding cassette domain-containing protein, with protein sequence MLQARGLEVEVGGRVTLRDASFGLRAGDKVGLVGRNGAGKTTLLRVLAGESSPAAGVVLHSDALGYLPQDPRPRGVGPETVALAHVMSGRGLDEAARRLERLHARMDDDPSDRNITRYTRAEEEFRLAGGYAAEAEARRLAHGLGLPPERLDLPLGALSGGERRRVELARILFAGSELLLLDEPTNHLDVDAKRWLMGFLRTYRGALLVVSHDLDLLDESITRVLHLDEGTLVEYRGTYSQYLEARAADEERQARIAARRESEIERLRRVADRMRGQTAKRARTAKAIDKRVERLRAEAGDDGSHARRRAHGPSVAFPKPPHAGKVVLDVVGLRKGYGGPPVFDGLTFDVGRGERLLVMGLNGAGKTTLMRILAGRDEPDAGTVAAGHGASIGYYAQEHEGIVGGRDVLSHLRELSRAGDVVLRGLLGTFGLSGDVAFQDAATLSGGEKTKLALAQLVVGAHNVLLLDEPTNNLDPPSRDAIGDALSQWPGAMVVVSHDVEFVARLAPQRVLLMPDGDLDYWSDDLLELVALA
- a CDS encoding acyl-CoA dehydrogenase family protein; this encodes MADFSLELNEDQLQIQKWVHDFAEQTIRPQAHEWDEREETPWPIIEEAAKIGLYSPEFVANAFADPAGLTLPVVMEEMCWGDAGITLAIFGTVLGVSGIVGNGTPEQIAEWVPQCFGTPDDIHVAAFAVSEPDAGSDVSSLRTRAVYDEAKDEWVLNGTKTWITNGGIDKVPNVHVIVASVDPALKARGHASFVVPPGTPGLRMGQKFKKMGIRASHTAEVVLDDVRVPGSCLLGGKEKLDDRLARAREGKSSRVQAAMSTFEASRPLVGAQALGIARAAYEYALDYAKERVAFGTPIIEKQGIAFKLADMRMEIDAARLLVWRACWMARNGKRFEAGEGSMSKLKAGEVAVWATEQAIQILGGYGYVREYPVERWHRDSKIYTIFEGTSEIQRLVVARAISGVHIP